In Levilactobacillus brevis, a single genomic region encodes these proteins:
- the acpS gene encoding holo-ACP synthase translates to MIYGTGIDITDLARVKAVVEKQPQFLQRVLTPGELADYQQLRGARAVEFIAGRWSAKESYSKAMGTGIGRTVGFQDIEIRDNEVGQPIVLRQPFAGKAHVSISHTATVVMTQVILERGQA, encoded by the coding sequence ATGATCTACGGAACCGGCATTGATATTACCGATTTGGCGCGTGTTAAGGCGGTTGTGGAGAAGCAACCGCAATTTTTGCAACGGGTCTTAACTCCCGGCGAACTGGCTGATTACCAACAATTGCGGGGTGCCCGAGCGGTTGAATTTATCGCTGGACGGTGGTCCGCGAAGGAGTCGTACAGCAAGGCCATGGGAACGGGAATTGGTCGGACGGTTGGCTTTCAAGATATTGAGATTCGTGACAATGAAGTTGGCCAGCCCATCGTGTTACGCCAGCCATTCGCGGGCAAAGCGCACGTCTCCATTTCCCACACGGCCACCGTGGTCATGACTCAGGTTATCTTAGAAAGAGGGCAAGCGTAA
- the alr gene encoding alanine racemase, which translates to MVVGVHRPTQLVIDRAALRHNIHAEVERLDQGCELFMVVKANGYGHGAIQVAQAAKDAGATGFCVAILDEALELRAAGFNEPILVLGVTSPADAPLMAAEDISATVAATDWLVDAQAYLDLTADLTAPLHVHLGIDTGMGRIGFRTAADLKTAVDFLQAHATTLDFEGIFTHFATADSPDDRYFKQQVAKWHALTDALPRPRYVHVSNSATSLWHADCNDNMIRFGVSGYGLNPSGTAIDAPYPLEPAMSLTSELVFSKRIAAGDAVGYGATYTATQDEWVGTVPIGYADGYERRLQGFHVLIDGQACEIIGRVCMDQLMVRLPHDYSRGTTVTLVGKNHGAEITLQDVADYCQTIHYEIACGFTSRLPRRYLN; encoded by the coding sequence ATGGTAGTTGGGGTACATCGCCCAACGCAACTGGTCATCGACCGGGCTGCGCTACGGCATAACATTCACGCAGAAGTAGAACGGTTGGATCAAGGTTGCGAATTATTCATGGTCGTTAAGGCTAATGGCTATGGTCACGGGGCCATCCAGGTTGCGCAGGCAGCCAAGGATGCTGGTGCAACCGGCTTTTGTGTGGCCATCTTGGATGAAGCGCTGGAATTGCGGGCAGCCGGCTTCAACGAGCCAATTCTGGTGTTGGGAGTGACATCACCCGCCGATGCGCCGTTGATGGCGGCGGAAGATATCTCCGCGACGGTGGCGGCAACGGACTGGTTAGTCGATGCGCAAGCCTACTTGGACCTGACTGCCGATCTGACAGCGCCCCTGCACGTCCACTTGGGGATTGATACCGGGATGGGCCGGATTGGGTTCCGAACGGCAGCCGACCTGAAGACGGCCGTTGACTTCTTGCAGGCCCATGCCACGACGTTAGACTTTGAGGGAATCTTTACGCATTTCGCGACGGCAGATAGCCCCGACGACCGGTACTTCAAGCAACAGGTGGCCAAATGGCATGCGCTGACCGACGCCTTGCCGCGGCCCCGTTACGTCCACGTCTCCAACTCGGCGACGAGTCTCTGGCATGCCGACTGCAACGACAACATGATTCGTTTCGGCGTGTCCGGCTATGGCCTGAATCCGTCTGGCACGGCGATTGACGCGCCATATCCGCTGGAACCGGCTATGAGCCTGACCAGCGAATTGGTCTTCAGCAAGCGAATTGCGGCCGGCGATGCGGTGGGTTACGGCGCTACCTACACGGCCACTCAGGACGAATGGGTCGGCACCGTACCGATTGGCTACGCTGATGGCTATGAACGTCGTTTACAGGGCTTCCATGTCCTGATCGATGGCCAGGCTTGCGAAATCATTGGTCGCGTCTGCATGGACCAACTCATGGTGCGTTTACCCCATGATTATTCGCGGGGCACGACGGTTACCCTAGTGGGCAAAAATCACGGCGCGGAAATTACGCTGCAGGATGTTGCCGATTACTGTCAAACCATCCACTATGAGATTGCCTGTGGCTTTACCAGCCGCTTGCCACGGCGGTATCTCAATTAA
- a CDS encoding type II toxin-antitoxin system PemK/MazF family toxin, protein MARVEVKRGDVFFADLSPVVGSEQGGMRPVLIIQNNVGNHYSPTVIVAAITARIEKPKMPTHVGISAERTGIERDSVILLEQIRTIDKQRLKDQVTHLDVKTMALVDAALATSVGLVDKSKKKRNRSSTRTT, encoded by the coding sequence ATGGCCCGTGTTGAAGTCAAACGCGGTGATGTTTTCTTCGCCGACCTATCACCAGTCGTTGGTTCGGAACAGGGCGGCATGCGTCCCGTCTTAATTATCCAAAACAACGTGGGAAACCATTATAGTCCAACCGTAATTGTGGCGGCAATCACCGCCCGGATCGAGAAGCCGAAGATGCCGACACACGTCGGCATCTCGGCGGAACGAACCGGCATTGAGCGGGATTCCGTCATTTTGCTTGAACAGATCCGGACGATCGATAAACAACGGTTGAAGGATCAGGTCACCCACTTGGATGTTAAGACGATGGCGTTGGTTGACGCCGCGTTGGCAACTAGCGTGGGTTTGGTGGATAAGTCGAAGAAAAAGCGGAATCGAAGCAGCACCCGCACTACATAG
- the cbpA gene encoding cyclic di-AMP binding protein CbpA has product MLLKSLVKPKERLVTVREDVTLEQALKVLEDSGYRCVPILDETGQIFRGNIYKMHIYRHKSRGGDMQLPVTSLLKNATKFISVNAAFFNVFFSIKDLPYIAVLDDQNAFYGILTHTRLMDMLSQSWNVNIGSYVVTVVSAGERGDLAGMAKIITKYTSIASVISLDAQEGELVHRTMFTLPAEVDEEKLDRIVKALERKEFHVPEIEDLRHES; this is encoded by the coding sequence ATGCTGCTAAAATCCCTAGTGAAACCGAAAGAGCGGTTGGTTACGGTTCGCGAGGACGTCACCCTGGAACAAGCCCTGAAAGTCTTGGAAGACTCGGGCTATCGGTGTGTGCCGATCCTGGATGAAACCGGACAGATCTTCCGGGGAAACATTTATAAGATGCACATTTATCGCCATAAATCCCGGGGCGGCGACATGCAGCTCCCGGTGACATCATTGCTGAAGAACGCTACGAAATTTATTTCGGTCAACGCCGCCTTCTTTAATGTCTTCTTCTCCATTAAAGATTTACCTTACATCGCCGTGTTAGATGACCAAAACGCCTTCTACGGAATTCTCACGCATACGCGGTTGATGGACATGCTCTCCCAGTCTTGGAACGTTAACATCGGCAGTTACGTGGTGACGGTGGTTTCCGCCGGTGAACGCGGTGACTTAGCCGGCATGGCCAAGATTATCACCAAGTACACGTCGATTGCCAGCGTGATCAGCCTGGATGCTCAGGAAGGCGAATTGGTTCACCGGACCATGTTCACCCTTCCCGCCGAAGTCGACGAAGAAAAGTTGGACCGCATCGTCAAGGCCCTCGAACGCAAGGAATTCCACGTTCCTGAGATTGAAGATTTACGGCACGAAAGCTAA
- a CDS encoding L,D-transpeptidase/peptidoglycan binding protein: MKKKKGFIIGIVTAIVAVGAIYVGQAYHYASVKVFFKDTAIAGVNVGGSTADQAATKLKAALKNQQLTLQDGSKTVATIDTQKVNLKVTSRAALKQLIAKQNVWSWPAHVTTATADSIKLNASDANQQSIKTLATSIATKANKTRTAAKDATFTYKDGQYVTTKEQAGNQLAADKVATSITTAIETGKSTVNLSKDYIKPAVTVKSSSFKAAKAKATAITKESYVYKLSGHKITIPAETLASWLTMKNGKLATNTSAITQYLTKLSHKYGTINKTRTFKSTKRGTVKVKAGLYGWSIKVKSETPALSKLVLAGKGMSRTPAIQGSGYHSNGTDIGKSYVEVDKVNQHMWVYKNGKLVVSTDVVTGLPTTAHHTPTGVWVIWSKQRNTTLRGQNDNGSSYASKVKYWMPIDDTGVGIHDSSWQPQYGGTWYKKHGSHGCINTPPSKVGSVYANVSVGTPVIVF, translated from the coding sequence ATGAAAAAGAAAAAAGGCTTCATCATTGGCATCGTGACCGCAATCGTCGCGGTCGGTGCAATTTACGTGGGCCAAGCCTATCATTACGCTTCAGTTAAGGTCTTCTTCAAGGATACCGCAATTGCTGGGGTAAACGTCGGTGGAAGTACCGCCGATCAGGCAGCCACGAAACTTAAAGCTGCACTGAAAAATCAACAACTGACGTTACAAGACGGCAGTAAAACGGTCGCGACCATCGACACCCAGAAGGTCAACCTCAAGGTCACCTCGAGAGCCGCGCTGAAACAGTTGATTGCCAAACAAAACGTCTGGTCCTGGCCCGCTCACGTGACCACGGCCACGGCTGACAGCATCAAACTGAACGCCAGCGATGCCAATCAGCAGAGCATTAAAACCCTAGCCACCAGCATCGCGACTAAGGCCAATAAAACCCGAACAGCGGCCAAGGATGCCACGTTTACCTATAAGGATGGGCAATACGTGACGACCAAGGAACAAGCGGGTAACCAATTAGCTGCCGACAAGGTCGCGACGTCGATCACAACAGCCATTGAAACCGGCAAAAGTACGGTTAATCTATCAAAAGACTACATCAAGCCAGCGGTCACAGTTAAGAGTTCCAGTTTTAAGGCAGCTAAAGCCAAGGCTACCGCAATTACCAAGGAAAGTTACGTTTACAAGTTAAGTGGTCACAAGATTACCATCCCTGCCGAAACCTTGGCAAGCTGGTTAACCATGAAGAATGGCAAATTGGCCACCAACACGTCAGCCATCACGCAATATCTGACCAAGCTCAGTCACAAATATGGGACCATCAACAAGACCCGGACCTTCAAGTCAACGAAGCGTGGCACGGTCAAGGTCAAGGCTGGTCTGTACGGCTGGAGTATCAAAGTGAAGTCCGAGACCCCCGCCCTCAGCAAGCTGGTCTTAGCTGGCAAGGGAATGTCACGCACCCCAGCCATTCAAGGGAGTGGCTACCACAGCAACGGCACCGATATCGGCAAGTCCTACGTGGAAGTCGATAAGGTCAACCAGCACATGTGGGTCTACAAGAACGGCAAGCTCGTGGTCTCCACGGATGTTGTCACTGGCCTGCCGACGACGGCACACCACACCCCAACCGGTGTCTGGGTCATCTGGAGTAAGCAACGCAACACCACGTTACGCGGTCAAAACGACAACGGCTCCAGTTATGCCTCCAAGGTAAAATACTGGATGCCAATCGATGATACCGGCGTAGGAATTCACGATTCTTCCTGGCAACCACAATACGGGGGAACCTGGTATAAGAAACACGGCTCTCACGGCTGTATCAACACGCCACCTTCCAAGGTCGGTTCTGTTTATGCCAACGTCAGCGTTGGGACGCCCGTCATTGTCTTCTAA
- a CDS encoding L-lactate dehydrogenase: protein MDLTTKNHQKVVLVGDGAVGSSYAYSMMNQGLAEEFVIVDVIKDRTAGDALDLEDAQVFTAPKKVYSGDYSDCSDADIVVITAGAPQKPGETRLDLVNKNLKILSSIVKPVVDSGFDGIFVVAANPVDILTYATWKFSGFPKEKVIGSGTSLDTARLRVALAKKFNVDPRNVDAYIMGEHGDSEFAAYDEATIGSKPLKAIAKEQGVTDDDLAKIEDDTRNKAYEIINKKGATFYGVATCLMRITKAILRDENAVLPIGAALNGEYGLDDIFIGTPAIINGNGLAGVVEVPLSDKEKDLMAKSAATLKQVTKDGLAALK from the coding sequence ATGGATTTGACTACTAAAAACCATCAAAAAGTCGTTCTCGTTGGTGACGGGGCCGTTGGCTCTTCATACGCTTACTCAATGATGAACCAAGGTTTAGCTGAAGAATTCGTGATTGTGGATGTTATTAAAGACAGAACTGCTGGAGACGCCTTAGACCTTGAAGATGCTCAAGTCTTCACTGCACCTAAGAAAGTCTACTCCGGTGACTACTCTGACTGCAGCGATGCTGATATCGTTGTGATCACTGCTGGTGCCCCACAAAAGCCAGGCGAGACGCGTTTGGACTTAGTTAACAAGAACTTAAAGATCTTGTCTTCAATCGTTAAGCCCGTTGTTGATTCTGGTTTCGATGGTATCTTCGTGGTTGCTGCTAACCCAGTTGACATCTTAACTTACGCTACTTGGAAGTTCTCAGGCTTCCCAAAGGAAAAGGTTATCGGTTCAGGGACTTCTTTGGACACTGCCCGCTTACGTGTGGCTTTGGCTAAGAAGTTCAACGTTGACCCACGGAACGTGGACGCCTACATCATGGGTGAACACGGTGACTCCGAATTCGCCGCATACGACGAAGCAACGATCGGTTCTAAGCCATTGAAGGCTATCGCCAAGGAACAAGGCGTGACTGACGACGACTTAGCTAAGATCGAAGACGACACGCGGAACAAGGCTTACGAAATCATCAACAAGAAGGGTGCCACTTTCTACGGTGTCGCAACCTGCTTGATGCGGATTACCAAGGCTATCTTGCGTGACGAAAACGCCGTATTACCTATCGGCGCTGCTTTGAACGGTGAATATGGCTTAGATGACATCTTCATCGGTACGCCTGCTATCATCAACGGTAACGGTTTAGCCGGCGTCGTTGAAGTCCCATTATCCGATAAGGAAAAGGACTTGATGGCCAAGTCAGCTGCAACGTTGAAGCAAGTTACCAAGGACGGTTTGGCTGCCCTCAAGTAA
- the pth gene encoding aminoacyl-tRNA hydrolase, with the protein MKMIVGLGNIGPQYDGTRHNTGFMVVDEFAKQHNITLTTRKMDARYGTGIVNGEKVLVVKPTTFMNESGRAVHPLMDYFKIDLDDIFIVHDDMDLPVGHIRLRDHGSAGGHNGIKSIIAHVSSKDFKRLRVGTGHPQKMSVVDYVLTKFTADQQPLFNQSADKAVAALDDWLSGTAFTQLMNKYN; encoded by the coding sequence ATGAAAATGATCGTTGGTTTAGGCAATATTGGTCCGCAGTACGATGGCACCCGGCACAACACGGGCTTCATGGTCGTCGATGAATTCGCCAAGCAGCATAACATTACGCTGACCACGCGGAAGATGGATGCCCGTTATGGCACGGGAATCGTCAACGGCGAAAAGGTCTTGGTTGTGAAGCCCACGACATTTATGAACGAATCCGGTCGGGCCGTGCATCCTCTGATGGACTACTTCAAGATTGACCTGGACGATATCTTTATTGTTCATGATGACATGGACTTGCCCGTGGGTCACATTCGTCTCCGCGACCACGGTTCCGCCGGCGGTCACAACGGGATTAAGAGCATCATTGCCCACGTGTCTAGCAAGGACTTCAAGCGTCTGCGCGTCGGTACCGGTCATCCCCAGAAGATGTCGGTCGTCGATTACGTCCTGACCAAGTTCACCGCTGACCAGCAGCCGCTCTTCAATCAATCCGCGGACAAGGCGGTAGCGGCATTGGACGATTGGCTCAGTGGGACGGCATTCACTCAGTTAATGAATAAGTACAACTAG